One stretch of Zingiber officinale cultivar Zhangliang chromosome 6B, Zo_v1.1, whole genome shotgun sequence DNA includes these proteins:
- the LOC121988472 gene encoding kinesin-like protein KIN-4C isoform X1 — translation MECPEEAKASQKECVKVAVNIRPLITTELLMGCTDCVTAVPGEPQVQISSHAFTFDHVYGSSGSPYSSIFEECVLPLIEGFFHGYNATILAYGQTGSGKTYTMGTNYTGEGNCGGIIPEVMETIFRKVDAMKATTEFLIRVSFIEIFKEEVFDLLDPQPHGATRIEGAAIAKQTTSRVPIQIRETAIGGISLAGVTEAEVRSKEEMASYLTRGSIARATGSTNMNSQSSRSHAIFTIYMEQKKTSNECNRMAHNEVVGDDILLGKFHLVDLAGSERAKRTGADGLRLKEGIHINRGLLALGNVISALGDEKRRKEGGHVPYRDSKLTRLLQDSLGGNSKTVMIACISPADSNAEETINTLKYANRARNIQNKAMINRDPVADEMQRMRSQLEQLQAELVFCRSGGASLEELQILRHKISLLEASNGELRQELKDQKITCDHLKQWALDAQVEKDKLILKIESARNGKSWDEIDETEKDKEIDLIKGYASKIQELEAELMRVQSLSRPCRNLMMDFPTLDDPSSGCDARTFDDSSEVEEEQEREHSILQHQLDKELQELDKRLELKEAEMKQYTGPDTSFLKQHYEKKLLELEQEKKTLTKEIEELRFSLSNLSSTSDDGAQKLKADYLQKLNMLEAQVSDLKKKQEAQAQLLRQKQKSDEAAKKLQEEIQRIKSQKVQLHHKIKQESEQFRSWKASREKEVLQLKKEGRRNEYEMHKLLALNQRQKMVLQRKTEEAALATKRLKELLEAKKSSRDVAAIGNANGPGIQALAKTIEDELEFMLQVHEVRSEYERQLQVRAAMANERAKLKEETGDTPQTMSPGARNSRILALDNMLKTSSTTLVAMASQLSEAEERERAFSGRGRWNQVRSLADAKNLMNYLFNLTSTSRCQLHDKKVSCREKDSEIAELKDKVVKLNISKRQIDEQLTVAQNHMQRLLAQKNKTFDENSGPIASVSEDDVPLPTKRKNSRKTQISSQSVNNMDDMDISDSEMLESEAEASDDAYESDSDWVESGKKNIRKQSQTHRTRNSSSDEGGPIAKSSDVSNGESLTKDENSELHPCCSCWRGSFCKTKRCECRALGSLCSIYCGCVSSKCSNREGGEMIDMDAAEIGESLDSLDDENRKLVSEGTKLLQSALSKKSSDLNEPKSRMPLSDIKNVANQNTTAQARRKKWRKSTIQLVPTLPPATSLPQNSENQRLREDVPHLRLPRAMEPPQVDNNPPFGDRNSSTASDSAAAAGNKEMRSMIPRRSPVRMRKASDEKENM, via the exons ATGGAGTGTCCGGAGGAGGCCAAGGCGTCTCAGAAGGAGTGTGTGAAGGTGGCCGTCAATATCCGGCCGCTCATCACCACAGAGCTCCTCATGGGTTGTACGGATTGCGTCACTGCTGTACCTGGGGAGCCACAG GTTCAAATTAGTTCTCATGCATTTACCTTTGATCATGTTTATGGGAGTTCAGGATCTCCCTATTCTTCCATTTTTGAAGAGTGTGTTCTTCCTTTAATTGAAGGATTCTTCCATGGATACAATGCCACTATCCTTGCATACGGGCAG ACGGGGTCTGGCAAGACTTACACAATGGGGACTAATTATACTGGAGAGGGTAATTGTGGTGGTATTATACCAGAAGTAATGGAGACCATTTTCAGGAAAGTTGATGCTATGAAAGCCACAACGGAATTCTTAATTCGAGTCTCCTTTATTGAG ATTTTTAAGGAAGAAGTCTTCGATTTGCTAGACCCTCAACCTCATGGTGCTACAAGAATTGAGGGTGCAGCTATAGCCAAGCAAACAACGTCCAGAGTTCCTATCCAAATTAGGGAGACAGCTATTGGTGGGATTTCTCTTGCGGGTGTTACTGAAGCAGAAGTGAGATCAAAGGAAGAAATGGCATCGTATCTGACTCGTGGATCTATTGCTCGTGCAACTGGAAGTACAAACATGAATAGTCAATCAAG TCGTTCACATGCCATCTTCACAATATACATGGAACAAAAGAAAACTAGCAATGAATGTAACAGAATGGCTCACAATGAAGTAGTTGGCGATGACATATTACTTGGAAAGTTTCATTTAGTGGATCTTGCTGGATCAGAACGTGCAAAACGAACTGGGGCTGATGGACTTAGACTTAAAGAAG GCATACATATAAATAGGGGCTTGCTGGCTCTTGGCAATGTAATCAGCGCACTTGGAGATGAAAAAAGGCGAAAAGAAGGTGGACATGTTCCTTATCGTGATAGCAAGTTAACTCGTCTTTTGCAG GATTCTCTTGGCGGCAATAGCAAAACAGTGATGATAG CTTGTATTAGCCCTGCTGACTCCAATGCAGAAGAGACTATTAATACTCTTAAATATGCCAATCGTGCAAGGAATATCCAGAACAAAGCAATG ATAAACCGTGATCCAGTTGCTGATGAAATGCAAAGGATGCGTAGCCAATTGGAGCAATTACAAGCTGAATTGGTATTTTGTCGTAGCGGAGGTGCATCTTTGGAGGAACTTCAG ATTCTTCGTCACAAAATATCATTGCTTGAGGCAAGCAATGGAGAGCTTCGCCAGGAGCTGAAGGATCAAAAAATTACCTGTGATCACTTAAAACAATGGGCTCTTGATGCCCAG GTAGAAAAggataaattaattttgaagattgAATCTGCTCGCAATGGAAAATCTTGGGATGAGATTGATGAAACTGAAAAGGATAAG GAAATAGATCTTATAAAAGGTTATGCTTCAAAAATTCAAGAGCTGGAAGCAGAGTTGATGAGGGTTCAAAGCTTGTCCCGTCCTTGCAGAAATCTTATGATGGATTTTCCTACTCTGGATGATCCGAGCTCAGGTTGTGATGCAAGAACTTTTGATGATTCCA GTGAAGTGGAAGAAGAACAGGAGAGGGAACACTCTATTCTCCAGCATCAACTTGATAAGGAGCTTCAGGAGTTAGACAAACGACTTGAGCTAAAGGAG GCGGAAATGAAGCAATACACAGGGCCTGATACATCGTTTCTCAAGCAACACTATGAAAAGAAACTATTGGAGCTTGAGCAAGAGAAGAAAACACTCACA AAGGAGATTGAAGAACTTCGCTTCAGCCTTTCAAATCTGTCATCCACTTCTGATGATGGTGCCCAAAAGCTTAAGGCAGATTATCTCCAGAAGCTGAATATGCTGGAGGCTCAG GTATCTGATTTGAAGAAAAAGCAAGAGGCACAAGCTCAATTATTGCGACAGAAGCAGAAGAGCGATGAAGCAGCTAAAAAActacaagaagaaattcaaaggATAAAATCTCAGAAG GTCCAGTTGCACCATAAAATTAAGCAAGAATCCGAGCAATTTAGGTCCTGGAAGGCTTCACGTGAAAAAGAGGTTCTCCAG CTTAAGAAGGAAGGTCGAAGGAATGAATATGAAATGCACAAGCTGTTGGCTTTGAATCAACGGCAAAAAAtg GTCTTGCAAAGGAAGACCGAAGAAGCTGCTCTGGCCACCAAAAGATTGAAGGAACTATTGGAAGCGAAAAAGTCCTCTCGTGATGTAGCTG CTATTGGAAATGCAAACGGCCCTGGAATACAG GCTTTGGCAAAAACGATAGAGGATGAACTTGAGTTCATGCTACAAGTGCATGAAGTAAGATCAGAGTATGAGAGGCAGCTTCAAGT AAGGGCAGCAATGGCTAATGAGCGAGCAAAGCTTAAGGAAGAAACTGGTGACACTCCTCAGACAATGTCACCAGGTGCCAGAAATTCAAGGATTTTAGCTCTTGATAATATGTTGAAAACTTCATCTACTACTTTGGTTGCCATGGCCTCACAATTATCGGAAGCGGAGGAGCGTGAACGTGCTTTTAGCGGTAGAGGACGATGGAATCAAGTCAGATCACTTGCCGATGCAAAAAATCTAATGAACTATTTGTTTAATTTGACATCAACATCACG GTGCCAGTTGCATGATAAGAAGGTGAGTTGTAGAGAGAAGGATTCTGAAATAGCTGAACTTAAGGACAAGGTGGTCAAACTCAATATCTCGAAGAGACAGATAGACGAGCAACTGACGGTAGCCCAGAATCACATGCAG AGATTATTGGCACAGAAGAACAAGACATTTGATGAGAACTCTGGACCCATTGCCAGCGTCTCTGAGGATGATGTGCCTTTGCCAACTAAGCGTAAG AATTCACGTAAGACTCAGATTTCCAGTCAGAGTGTGAATaatatggatgatatggatatatCCGACTCTGAGATGTTGGAATCAGAAGCTGAAGCATCGGATGATGCATATGAATCAGACTCAGATTGGGTAGAATCTGGAAAGAAGAACATAAGGAAGCAGTCTCAAACCCATCGAACCAGAAATTCTAGCTCGGATGAAGGTGGTCCTATAGCTAAATCATCAGACGTTTCAAATGGAGAGTCACTGACCAAGGATGAAAATTCTGAGCTTCATCCTTGCTGTTCTTGCTGGAGGGGTTCATTCTGCAAAACAAAGAGATGTGAATGTCGAGCTCTTGGTAGTCTTTGTAGCATCTATTGCGGATGTGTTTCTTCGAAGTGCTCTAATAGAGAAGGCGGTGAAATGATTGATATGGATGCAGCAGAAATCGGTGAAAGCCTTGACAGTTTAGATGATGAGAATCGAAAATTGGTATCAGAAGGAACGAAGCTGCTGCAGAGTGCACTGAGTAAGAAATCATCAGATCTGAATGAACCGAAGTCAAGAATGCCACTATCTGATATAAAAAATGTG GCTAACCAAAATACAACCGCTCAAGCTCGTCGCAAAAAATGGCGCAAGTCAACGATTCAGCTAGttccaactctgcctcctgcaaCATCCTTGCCACAAAACAGTGAAAACCAAAGGCTGAGAGAAGATGTTCCTCATCTAAGATTACCTCGAGCAATGGAGCCTCCGCAAGTCGATAACAATCCTCCATTCGGAGATAGGAACTCGTCTACAGCTAGTGATTCCGCTGCAGCAGCTGGCAATAAAGAAATGAGAAGCATGATTCCTCGAAGATCTCCGGTTCGgatgcggaaagcatccgatgaGAAAGAGAACATGTAG
- the LOC121988472 gene encoding kinesin-like protein KIN-4C isoform X2, with protein MECPEEAKASQKECVKVAVNIRPLITTELLMGCTDCVTAVPGEPQVQISSHAFTFDHVYGSSGSPYSSIFEECVLPLIEGFFHGYNATILAYGQTGSGKTYTMGTNYTGEGNCGGIIPEVMETIFRKVDAMKATTEFLIRVSFIEIFKEEVFDLLDPQPHGATRIEGAAIAKQTTSRVPIQIRETAIGGISLAGVTEAEVRSKEEMASYLTRGSIARATGSTNMNSQSSRSHAIFTIYMEQKKTSNECNRMAHNEVVGDDILLGKFHLVDLAGSERAKRTGADGLRLKEGIHINRGLLALGNVISALGDEKRRKEGGHVPYRDSKLTRLLQDSLGGNSKTVMIACISPADSNAEETINTLKYANRARNIQNKAMINRDPVADEMQRMRSQLEQLQAELVFCRSGGASLEELQILRHKISLLEASNGELRQELKDQKITCDHLKQWALDAQVEKDKLILKIESARNGKSWDEIDETEKDKEIDLIKGYASKIQELEAELMRVQSLSRPCRNLMMDFPTLDDPSSGEVEEEQEREHSILQHQLDKELQELDKRLELKEAEMKQYTGPDTSFLKQHYEKKLLELEQEKKTLTKEIEELRFSLSNLSSTSDDGAQKLKADYLQKLNMLEAQVSDLKKKQEAQAQLLRQKQKSDEAAKKLQEEIQRIKSQKVQLHHKIKQESEQFRSWKASREKEVLQLKKEGRRNEYEMHKLLALNQRQKMVLQRKTEEAALATKRLKELLEAKKSSRDVAAIGNANGPGIQALAKTIEDELEFMLQVHEVRSEYERQLQVRAAMANERAKLKEETGDTPQTMSPGARNSRILALDNMLKTSSTTLVAMASQLSEAEERERAFSGRGRWNQVRSLADAKNLMNYLFNLTSTSRCQLHDKKVSCREKDSEIAELKDKVVKLNISKRQIDEQLTVAQNHMQRLLAQKNKTFDENSGPIASVSEDDVPLPTKRKNSRKTQISSQSVNNMDDMDISDSEMLESEAEASDDAYESDSDWVESGKKNIRKQSQTHRTRNSSSDEGGPIAKSSDVSNGESLTKDENSELHPCCSCWRGSFCKTKRCECRALGSLCSIYCGCVSSKCSNREGGEMIDMDAAEIGESLDSLDDENRKLVSEGTKLLQSALSKKSSDLNEPKSRMPLSDIKNVANQNTTAQARRKKWRKSTIQLVPTLPPATSLPQNSENQRLREDVPHLRLPRAMEPPQVDNNPPFGDRNSSTASDSAAAAGNKEMRSMIPRRSPVRMRKASDEKENM; from the exons ATGGAGTGTCCGGAGGAGGCCAAGGCGTCTCAGAAGGAGTGTGTGAAGGTGGCCGTCAATATCCGGCCGCTCATCACCACAGAGCTCCTCATGGGTTGTACGGATTGCGTCACTGCTGTACCTGGGGAGCCACAG GTTCAAATTAGTTCTCATGCATTTACCTTTGATCATGTTTATGGGAGTTCAGGATCTCCCTATTCTTCCATTTTTGAAGAGTGTGTTCTTCCTTTAATTGAAGGATTCTTCCATGGATACAATGCCACTATCCTTGCATACGGGCAG ACGGGGTCTGGCAAGACTTACACAATGGGGACTAATTATACTGGAGAGGGTAATTGTGGTGGTATTATACCAGAAGTAATGGAGACCATTTTCAGGAAAGTTGATGCTATGAAAGCCACAACGGAATTCTTAATTCGAGTCTCCTTTATTGAG ATTTTTAAGGAAGAAGTCTTCGATTTGCTAGACCCTCAACCTCATGGTGCTACAAGAATTGAGGGTGCAGCTATAGCCAAGCAAACAACGTCCAGAGTTCCTATCCAAATTAGGGAGACAGCTATTGGTGGGATTTCTCTTGCGGGTGTTACTGAAGCAGAAGTGAGATCAAAGGAAGAAATGGCATCGTATCTGACTCGTGGATCTATTGCTCGTGCAACTGGAAGTACAAACATGAATAGTCAATCAAG TCGTTCACATGCCATCTTCACAATATACATGGAACAAAAGAAAACTAGCAATGAATGTAACAGAATGGCTCACAATGAAGTAGTTGGCGATGACATATTACTTGGAAAGTTTCATTTAGTGGATCTTGCTGGATCAGAACGTGCAAAACGAACTGGGGCTGATGGACTTAGACTTAAAGAAG GCATACATATAAATAGGGGCTTGCTGGCTCTTGGCAATGTAATCAGCGCACTTGGAGATGAAAAAAGGCGAAAAGAAGGTGGACATGTTCCTTATCGTGATAGCAAGTTAACTCGTCTTTTGCAG GATTCTCTTGGCGGCAATAGCAAAACAGTGATGATAG CTTGTATTAGCCCTGCTGACTCCAATGCAGAAGAGACTATTAATACTCTTAAATATGCCAATCGTGCAAGGAATATCCAGAACAAAGCAATG ATAAACCGTGATCCAGTTGCTGATGAAATGCAAAGGATGCGTAGCCAATTGGAGCAATTACAAGCTGAATTGGTATTTTGTCGTAGCGGAGGTGCATCTTTGGAGGAACTTCAG ATTCTTCGTCACAAAATATCATTGCTTGAGGCAAGCAATGGAGAGCTTCGCCAGGAGCTGAAGGATCAAAAAATTACCTGTGATCACTTAAAACAATGGGCTCTTGATGCCCAG GTAGAAAAggataaattaattttgaagattgAATCTGCTCGCAATGGAAAATCTTGGGATGAGATTGATGAAACTGAAAAGGATAAG GAAATAGATCTTATAAAAGGTTATGCTTCAAAAATTCAAGAGCTGGAAGCAGAGTTGATGAGGGTTCAAAGCTTGTCCCGTCCTTGCAGAAATCTTATGATGGATTTTCCTACTCTGGATGATCCGAGCTCAG GTGAAGTGGAAGAAGAACAGGAGAGGGAACACTCTATTCTCCAGCATCAACTTGATAAGGAGCTTCAGGAGTTAGACAAACGACTTGAGCTAAAGGAG GCGGAAATGAAGCAATACACAGGGCCTGATACATCGTTTCTCAAGCAACACTATGAAAAGAAACTATTGGAGCTTGAGCAAGAGAAGAAAACACTCACA AAGGAGATTGAAGAACTTCGCTTCAGCCTTTCAAATCTGTCATCCACTTCTGATGATGGTGCCCAAAAGCTTAAGGCAGATTATCTCCAGAAGCTGAATATGCTGGAGGCTCAG GTATCTGATTTGAAGAAAAAGCAAGAGGCACAAGCTCAATTATTGCGACAGAAGCAGAAGAGCGATGAAGCAGCTAAAAAActacaagaagaaattcaaaggATAAAATCTCAGAAG GTCCAGTTGCACCATAAAATTAAGCAAGAATCCGAGCAATTTAGGTCCTGGAAGGCTTCACGTGAAAAAGAGGTTCTCCAG CTTAAGAAGGAAGGTCGAAGGAATGAATATGAAATGCACAAGCTGTTGGCTTTGAATCAACGGCAAAAAAtg GTCTTGCAAAGGAAGACCGAAGAAGCTGCTCTGGCCACCAAAAGATTGAAGGAACTATTGGAAGCGAAAAAGTCCTCTCGTGATGTAGCTG CTATTGGAAATGCAAACGGCCCTGGAATACAG GCTTTGGCAAAAACGATAGAGGATGAACTTGAGTTCATGCTACAAGTGCATGAAGTAAGATCAGAGTATGAGAGGCAGCTTCAAGT AAGGGCAGCAATGGCTAATGAGCGAGCAAAGCTTAAGGAAGAAACTGGTGACACTCCTCAGACAATGTCACCAGGTGCCAGAAATTCAAGGATTTTAGCTCTTGATAATATGTTGAAAACTTCATCTACTACTTTGGTTGCCATGGCCTCACAATTATCGGAAGCGGAGGAGCGTGAACGTGCTTTTAGCGGTAGAGGACGATGGAATCAAGTCAGATCACTTGCCGATGCAAAAAATCTAATGAACTATTTGTTTAATTTGACATCAACATCACG GTGCCAGTTGCATGATAAGAAGGTGAGTTGTAGAGAGAAGGATTCTGAAATAGCTGAACTTAAGGACAAGGTGGTCAAACTCAATATCTCGAAGAGACAGATAGACGAGCAACTGACGGTAGCCCAGAATCACATGCAG AGATTATTGGCACAGAAGAACAAGACATTTGATGAGAACTCTGGACCCATTGCCAGCGTCTCTGAGGATGATGTGCCTTTGCCAACTAAGCGTAAG AATTCACGTAAGACTCAGATTTCCAGTCAGAGTGTGAATaatatggatgatatggatatatCCGACTCTGAGATGTTGGAATCAGAAGCTGAAGCATCGGATGATGCATATGAATCAGACTCAGATTGGGTAGAATCTGGAAAGAAGAACATAAGGAAGCAGTCTCAAACCCATCGAACCAGAAATTCTAGCTCGGATGAAGGTGGTCCTATAGCTAAATCATCAGACGTTTCAAATGGAGAGTCACTGACCAAGGATGAAAATTCTGAGCTTCATCCTTGCTGTTCTTGCTGGAGGGGTTCATTCTGCAAAACAAAGAGATGTGAATGTCGAGCTCTTGGTAGTCTTTGTAGCATCTATTGCGGATGTGTTTCTTCGAAGTGCTCTAATAGAGAAGGCGGTGAAATGATTGATATGGATGCAGCAGAAATCGGTGAAAGCCTTGACAGTTTAGATGATGAGAATCGAAAATTGGTATCAGAAGGAACGAAGCTGCTGCAGAGTGCACTGAGTAAGAAATCATCAGATCTGAATGAACCGAAGTCAAGAATGCCACTATCTGATATAAAAAATGTG GCTAACCAAAATACAACCGCTCAAGCTCGTCGCAAAAAATGGCGCAAGTCAACGATTCAGCTAGttccaactctgcctcctgcaaCATCCTTGCCACAAAACAGTGAAAACCAAAGGCTGAGAGAAGATGTTCCTCATCTAAGATTACCTCGAGCAATGGAGCCTCCGCAAGTCGATAACAATCCTCCATTCGGAGATAGGAACTCGTCTACAGCTAGTGATTCCGCTGCAGCAGCTGGCAATAAAGAAATGAGAAGCATGATTCCTCGAAGATCTCCGGTTCGgatgcggaaagcatccgatgaGAAAGAGAACATGTAG